The genomic region ACCATACTTACCGTTGATACGATAGATCAGGCTAACGCATCACGCTGGCAGACTTATATCCCGAAGATGGATGAGATTGCTTTCCTCCAATATACATCAGGATCGACTTCAACTCCCAAGGGTGTCATGGTGAGTCATCTTAATCTGATGATGAATGCCAAAGCGTTTGAGGAAGGAATGTCAATCAATGAAAATGACATATTTGTCAGTTGGTTACCGCTCTATCATGATATGGGGTTGATTGGCGGATTATTGCAGCCAATCCATCGCGGTATTCCGGCAATATTGATGACTCCCAATTTCTTTATCGAAAAACCCGTGCGCTGGTTAGAAGTTATTTCGCGTTATCGCGCAACGGTTAGTGGTGCTCCCAATTTTGCTTTCCAACTCTGTGTCGATCGTGTCAGAAGTTCGCAATTGCTGGATATCGATTTATCGACTTGGCGTGTTGCATTCTCAGGGGCGGAACCTGTGCGCAGAGAGACCATGCAAGCGTTTATTGAATGTTTCAGTCCGGTTGGTTTTTCAGCGGGTACGATTTATCCTTGTTATGGTTTGGCTGAAGCCACGCTATTTGTAACCGGAGGGGTGCGCGGAGAAGGAATGCAGACTCACGAGTTTTCTTCTGCAGCGCTTGCGCTGGGACGCGCAGAGTTGGCAACGGAAGGAATGCCGGTCGTAGCGTGTGGTTTTCCGGCATCCAATCATTCAATAAAAATCGTCGACCCGGAGAAACTGATTCCTTTATCTGATGGTAATGTCGGTGAAATATGGACAATGGGTCCAAGTCTGACATGTGGCTATTGGAAACGTCCTCAGGAAACTGCGCAAGCCTTCGTGCATATTGAAGGAGAGTGTTGGTTGCGGACTGGGGATCTTGGTTTTATCCACGCCCATCAGTTATACATTATGGGGCGATGTAAAGATCTCATCATTATTCGTGGGCAGAATATCTATCCACAGGATGTTGAGCTGACTATCGAGGAAGAAGTGGAAGCCGTTCGGAAAGGACGGGTTGCAGCATTTTCCGTGCAAACTGCTGAAGGAGAAGGAATCGGCGTCGCCGTTGAAGTTTCCCGCAACATGCAGAAACTGATTTCGGTCGAGGCACTGATTGAGGTGTTGAGTGAAGCAGTCAGCGCAAGCTGTAACGAACCTCTGTCTGTGGCGTTATTGTTAAACCCGGGCGCTTTGCCTAAAACTTCGAGCGGAAAATTGCAGCGTACTGCCTGCCGCCAGGGATGGCTTGAGCGTACGTTGGATGCGTATGCAATTTATGAATATGGTTATTTTATTCTTGATGAGAAGGGACAATTACCTCAAGCATTGACCGATGAAACAGAAATTGCGGTGGCAGCTGTTTGGGAATCGGTATTAAGCCGCACCGTATTGACACGCGAAGATCATTTTTTTGCAATTGGTGGCAATTCATTAACCGCCATTCAGGTTGCCGCACATATTTCAGAACACTGGTCTATTCAATTTACTCCGCGCAACTTGTTTCACAATCCGCGATTACATGAGTGTGCAGCGGAAATCAAAGGTTGTTTATCTTCAAGTTCATCGCAGTTCGCATTGGAGAATCGCATCTTACCCCTGCGGAACAAAGTTAATGCGCTGCCTTTATCTTTCGGGCAACAGCGATTATGGTTTCTTTGGCAACTTGATCCATCCAGCAATGCCTATAACATTCAACATGCATTACGATTGTCCGGTGCGCTGAATAAGTACGCATTTTATGCAAGTATTGATGATCTGATTGAGCGGCATGAATCATTACATACGATTTTCCGTGTTGCCGATGATGGTGCGGTGGAACAATTCATTCATCCGGAAATACCCAACGTGGTTACCGGTATCGATTTGCGCGATATTACGATAACAAAGCGCGAAGCAGAGGTTGCAAAGGAAGTACAGAGAATCATCTCGATTCCCTTCGATTTGACGCAAGGGCCATTGCTGCGCATCGCCTTAATCCAGGTGACCGAGAGCGAGAGCATTTTTGTAATCATCATGCATCACATCGTTTCGGATGGGGTGTCCGTGCAAATCTTGCTGAATGAACTCGCCGCATTTTATCAGGCGCATGTGCAGGGTAAATCAGCGTGTCTCGATAATTTACCCATACAATATGTGGATTATACGGTTTGGCAGCAGGCATGGTTGGAAGCGGGTGAGAAAGATAGGCAACTTGCTTACTGGCGTGATTACTTAGGTGACGAACATCCGATTCTACTGCTTCCTGCCAATCGCGTCAGACAACCAGTCACAAGTTATCAAGCCGGACGTTATAGTTTCGATCTGCCTCCCGATGGGTTGAATAAGTTACGGCAGTTGGCGTTGCGCCGTGGAGCAACCCTTTTTATAACGTTACTGACAGCTTTCCAAGCGTTGTTATTTCGATATACGGGGCAACAAGACATTCGCGTGGGTGTTCCGGTTGCTGGTCGTAATCGGATCGAAACAGCCCGCCTAATCGGATTTTTCGTTAACACTCAAGTGTTACAGAGTCAACTAGATGGCCGAATGTCGCTTGATGAACTCTTGAATCAAACACGGGAATCTGCGATTAATGCGCAAAGCTACCAGGATCTTCCTTTTGAACAATTGGTCGAGGCACTGCATCCTCAGCGTGATTTGCGCCATAGCCCGTTATTTCAGGTGACCTTCAATCACCTGTTGAAGGATTTTCGTATTTTTCAGGAATTTTCGGGACTTGCACCTAGCGATTATTCACTTCCCGAGCAGTCTGCACAACTCGAGTTGCGGCTGGAGACAATCGAATTACCGGATGGTAGCGTAAGTGCCAGTTTTATTTATGCCTCCGATCTTTTCAATTCGTCATGGATTAAGCGATTGGGACAGCATTATCTGCGCATCCTGGAGGCATTAGCAGATTGTCCGGGTGTGATGATCAGCGATATCGATTTGTTAAGTGAAGAAGATAAGCAACAACTTGAAACTTGGGGAAACCATTGGTCTGATATATCAGTTTTTCAGCCCATTCATCAACTAATCGAACATCAGGCAGAGAGTAATCCTAACAGAGTGGCTATAATCTCGGGTCACATCGAGTTGAGTTATGCGGAACTCAATTGCAGATCAAACCAACTGGCGCATCGACTGATCGACCTCGGTGTCAAGCCAGAAATGGGGGTCGGTATTGCAATTGAACGTAATTCTATTGAATTGATTATAGGTCTTTTGGCCATCTTGAAGGCGGGTGGCGGCTATGTTCCGCTTGACCCGGAATATCCAACAGAGCGATTGGATTATATGCTTGAAGATAGCGGTATTCAGCTTCTGCTGACACAAGCGCATATTAAATCAAGAATTCCTCATAAAGAAGGCATAGAAATACTGGCGCTTGATGCGCTTGATTTGAGCGCTGAGCTGAAAATCAATCCTGAGATTGCTTTGCATGACCAAAGTTTAGCCTATGTTATTTACACTTCAGGTTCAACCGGTCGACCTAAAGGAGTTCCGGTCGCGCATGGTTCTTTAGCCATGCATTTGAGCGCTATTAAAGAAATTTACGATGTTCGGCCAGACGATCGTGAATTGATGTTCTTCTCCATGAATTTTGATGCAGCTGCCGAGCAATGGATCACTCCCTTGACACAAGGTGCCGCGTTAGTACTTTCCTCAACCAGTGATTTGGCAGGCGATGGTTTTGTGGATCTGATCGAGAAACATCGCATTACTACGCTGCATCTTCCTCCAGCCTATCTGAGAATGCTGCTGCCGTTGATGAGCGGAAAAGCACACACGGTTCGTACTTGCATAGCAGGTGGGGAGGCGTGGTATGCCACCGATGTAATGGCGGTCCGGGATGCGTTTCGGAATGCCCGGCTAGTCAATGCATATGGTCCTACTGAAACCGTGATTACTCCCGCTGCATGGATTAGTCATGCAGATAAGGATGGCCGTATTTGTATAGAAAGTGAGTATGTTCCAATCGGCGTGCCGGTTGGTGCACGCAACCTATATGTTCTGGATGCGCAACTCAATCTTGTGCCGCCAGATGTGATAGGCGAGTTGTATGTGGGTGGAGAAGGATTGGCCCGTGGTTATCTGCGGCGACCGACTTTAACCAGTGAGCGCTTTATACCGGATCCGTTTGGTTCACCGGGTAGTCGTCTTTATAGAACAGGTGATTGGGTGCGCTGGCGCGACGAAGGGAAACTGGAATATCTGGGTCGCGTCGATCAACAAATCAAGATTCGTGGTTTCCGCGTAGAGTTGGGTGAAATCGAAGCGCAAATACTTGCCCAGACCGGCGTGCGCGAAGTGGCGGTGTTAGCGCATGAGGGTCATGGCGACTTGCGTTTAGTCGCTTATCTGGTGCCGCATAACGGCGTGCAGCTGAGTTCGACATTGCTAAAAACATCGCTAGCAGCGGCCCTTCCCGAATATATGATTCCCGGTTTGTTTGTTTTTCTGGAAGCTTTGCCGCTCAATCCCAACGGAAAAATAGACCGGAAAGCACTGCCTTTACCGGAGCAATATGACAAAACTGATTACGACCCGCCCGTCAACGCACTGGAAATGGTTATAGCCGAGATCTGGTCGGAAGTTCTGGAGATTCCTCAAGTCGGATTGCAAAACAATTTTTTTGATCTGGGAGGTCATTCGTTATTGTTGATCAAGGTTAAGCAAAAATTGGAAGAACGCTTAAATATTCACATAGCTATCGTAGATCTTTTCAAATATACCACTGTAGCAAGCTTGGCAAAATTTGTTAGTCAAGGAGATACCAGGAATGCATCTTTACAGCGTCATCGGGAGCGGGCGCAGCGGCAACGTAGCACTTTTATTCAACGAAAACAAAAAGCGGAGAGGATACAGTGATGCATAGTGCTGAAGAGTTGCAGGAAAACACAGAGCTTGATATTGCAATCATTGGGATGGCGTGCCGTTTTCCCGGTGCGGGCGATATCGAGTCTTTTTGGCATAATCTGCGTGAAGGGATTGAATCCATCAATTTTTTTACCGATGAGGAATTGCTTTCGCGCGGCGTATCTTCCGAGGTTATTAATGACCCTCTGTACATAAAGGCAGGCGCTCAGCTCAAGGATGTCGATCTCTTTGATGCTTCTTTTTTTGGCTATACCCCACGTGAAGCGGCAGAAACAGACCCTCAGCATCGGATTTTTCTTGAAGTGGCATGGCAAGCCTTGGAAGACGCAGGCTACGATGCATCAAGATACGTCAATCCGATTGGTGTATATGCGGGATGCGGCGTAAACACTTATCTGTTAATGAATCTAATGGCTGGCGGCAGTATGTCAGATATGCAGGATATTTCTGCATTACAAGGCCTAATGAATGGCAATAATAAGGATTCCATGACCACCACGGTTGCCTATAAGCTCAACTTGCGTGGACCGGGTATTACCGTTCAAACAGCGTGCTCTACTTCTCTTGCAGCAACACATGTGGCTTGCCGGGGTTTACTTAATCATGAAGCCGATATGGCCATTGCGGGCGGAGTATGGGTAAATTTGTTGCACGGCGAAGGGGGTTATCATTACCAACCGGGTGCTATCCTTTCACCGGACGGTCATTGCCGCGCTTTTGATGCTAAGGCTGCGGGGACAGTGATAGGAAGCGGCGTGGGTGTGGTGGTACTTAAGCGATTGACGGATGCTTTGGCTGATGGCGATACCATCCATGCGGTGATTAAAGGCTCCGCGATCAATAACGATGGTTCCGCTAAGGCGGGCTATACCGCTCCCAGTATCGAAGGGCAGGCGGAAGTCATACTGGCCGCTCAAGCCAATGCAGGTATTTCTGCGGACACCATCAGCTATGTTGAAGCGCATGGCACCGGCACAACGATCGGTGATCCGATCGAGATTGCCGCATTGACACAGGCTTTTCGGGAAAGCACCGACAAGCGGGGTTTCTGCGGTATCGGTTCAGTCAAGACGAATGTAGGTCATCTGGATGCAGCTGCAGGCGTCGCAGGTTTGATTAAAACAGCACTTGCCCTGAAATATCGGATTCTGCCCCCTAGCTTGAATTTCGAGCAACCCAATTCACAAATAGACTTTTCTTCGAGTCCGTTTTACGTCAACACTGAGAATAAGGCCTGGCCGGATGGTTCAACTCCGCGTCGCGCAGGCGTCAGTTCGTTTGGTATCGGCGGAACCAATGTACACATGGTGGTTGAAGAAGCACCAATGAGCAATCCATCGGGAGCTTCTCGCGACTGGCAAACGCTCATGGTTTCGGCTAGAAGTCCAAGCGCACTGGAGACGGCGATGACCCGCTTGCAAAGTCATCTTACTATTCATTCAGAACAAGCTTTAGCTGACGTTGCCTATACCCTTCAAGTCGGGAGAAAGGATTTTTCTTATCGAGCTATTGCATTATGCAGGAATCGTGAAGAGGCACTAAGCCTGATGCAGAACCGGAATGAAGATCTTTTCATGACACAGCAGGTGGCATTTGAGAATCGCCCGGTCACATTTCTTTTTCCAGGGCAGGGAGCTCAATATGTGGATATGGCTCGCGATCTCTATCGGAATGAGCCGGTTTTCCGCCAGGAACTGGATCGTTGTATTGATCTGCTTAAACCGTATCTGGATTTTGATCTATTCACAATATTGTTTCCTGATACCAATGAAGAAGATCGCGCTGTGGCGTCAGAGTGGCTTGAGCAAACTGAAGTTACACAACCTGCATTGTTTGTAATTGAATACGCTTTAGCAAAATTATGGATGTCATGGGGCATTCAACCCACATCGATGATAGGTCATAGTGTGGGTGAATACGTTGCAGCTTGCTTGGCCGATGTATTTTCCCTGGAAGACGCTGTGCAGTTAGTGGCGATGCGCGGACGCTTGCTTCAGCAAATGGACAAGGGCTCAATGCTGGCTGTCATGTTGTCCGAAGACAAACTTATGACAATGATCACTGAAGATTGCGATTTGGCAGCAGTCAATGGGCCGGAGCTTTGTGTTTTATCGGGTTCTATTGCGGCTATTGATGAGATTGAAAAGAATCTGATTCAGCAAGAGATCGTGTGTCGACGATTACATGTTTCGCATGCTTTTCATTCCAGCATGGTGGAGCCCATAATTCCGGTTTTTGGTAATCTGATGACCAATGTTAAGTTGCGTCGCCCCACGATTCCATTTTTCTCAAATTTAAGCGGGGGCTGGATTACCGCTCAAGAAGCTACAGATCCCGGTTATTGGGGACGGCATTTGCGTGGAACGGTGCGTTTTAATAATGGCCTGCAACAATTGTTGAGTAATCAGGCGCAAGTTTTTCTCGAAGTGGGTCCAGGAGAAACATTGATTACATTAGCTCAACGCCATCCATTAGCAAAGCCTGAGCAACTGATGGTTTCCTCGTTACCCCATCCGAATAAAAATCATGATACCCAGAAACACTTGTATCTCAGTTTGGGTAAGCTTTGGTTAAACGGACTATCCATTGATTGGGAGGGTTACTATGCTCATGAACGCCGCCGCCGTGTTTCACTACCGACCTATCCATTTGAACGCCAATCCTATTGGATTAAACCGGAAAAACAGGAAGGGCAAGCTTCGCATACCGCAAAAATGCATACACGCTCAATCAATGATTGGTTTTATGTACCTTCATGGCGGCGTGCTGAGAAACTTGAATTTGGAAGTCTTTTCCCTGAAGCAGCCGGGTATTGTTTGATTTTTAAGAATGAAAATACGCTTGGCGCTGCCTTGGTGGAGCAACTGCTGACTTATGGCGTTAAGGTTATCACGGTTTCTGCTGGCTCTGAATTCTGCCGCAAAAATGAGCATGCCTACATCATACGCCCTGATGATAAAAATGATTTTGATCGACTGCTTCAGGACATTCGTGATGAGAAAAGATCAATTCAGCACATTTTCTATTGTTGGAGTTTAAGCTCAAACGATGAAATTTTGACTCAGGCAGAAAGCTTGGCAAGATATTTTTACAGTCTGCTTTATCTTGTCAATGTATTAGAAAATAGCCAATCGAGTGTTCTTTCGGGTGAGCGAACGGAAATTACCATCGTGGCCAATCAGTTTTCAGATGTTACGGGTAACGAAACACTGAGTCCGGAGAAGGCGTTGTTAACAGGGCCATGTAAGGTCATTCCGCAAGAGCATTCTAATCTGAATTGCCGCCTGATTGATGTTGAATTGCCGGTGCCGGGCAGTGTTGCCGAATCACGGCTGGTTGAGCAGATACTCGTCGAATCACAAGCGGATAATGATAATTCAATGATCGCTTATCGAGGTCCGCACCGCTGGGTTCAGTTTTTTGAATCCATTCGCTATCCCACATCTGCAATCAACCGCTTTAGATCCGGCGGAGTTTATTTTATTACGGGTGGATTAGGTGGCATCGGTCTAACGCTAGCGGAATATTTAGCGCAAAAATTTCAGGCTAAATTGGTGTTATTGGGGCGTTCTCCGATTCCACCTCGCGAGAGTTGGTCAGAGGTTTTGTCTGCAGCCAGTAAAGACAGCGCTGTGTATCACAAAATAGAAAGCATCAGGAAACTTGAGGAACTGGGTGCTGAAGTGCTAGTGGTCAATGCGGATGTTGCGAATTTAATGGAGCTGAAAGCGGCTGTGATGCAGGCAAAGCATGACTTTGGTGTCATCAATGGTGTTATTCATACTGCCGGTGAAGTGAGTAATGGGTTAATGTCTTTAAAAACAGAAGAGACGATTGCGCGAGTACTGGGACCAAAGGTGCATGGGATGCAAGCGTTGCAAGCGATATTTAAGGGCGATTCGCTGGATTTCATGCTGTTATGTTCTTCACTGGCAACGATGGCGGGCGGCCTTAATAAAGTTGATTATTGTGCAGCCAACGCTTATTTGGATGCGGTTGCCCATTCTGCCTACCGTGAACATGCATATCCTGTCATATCGATTAACTGGGATAGTTGGCGTGACGTCGGCATGGCTGCAAATATGGAGATGCCTGACGGTATAGGAATTGCACCAAAGGAAGGTGCAGAGGTATTCGAGCGTATCGTGAATGGCCCGAATATTCCTCAGGTTATCGTTTCGACACTCGATTTGCAGACTCGATTGGGGCAGACTCAACAGGATCTCCTTGCTCAGCCTTTTGCCTTTACACCGCCTGTACATAAAGCGGGAAGATTTTCAAGGCCTGTACTACAGACCACTTTTAAATCACCCGAAAGTGAGTTGGAGATAAGTATCGCTGAAATTTGGCAGAGCTTGTTGGGAATAGAAGCTATTGGTGTTGATGATAATTTATTTGAGCTGGGCGGCGATTCGCTGCTGGGAATACAGTTGTTGTCAAGAGTAAGAGCAGGTTTTTCCGTGGATTTGCATCCGGCCGATTTTTTTAGATCACCCACCATTACTGCTTTGGCGGCACTGGTCGAAACTAAACTGCTTGATGAAATCGAATATTCTTAATAATGGAAAACAATAACGACCTTACCCAGAGACGGGCCCGTCTGACGCCAGAGCAGCAACAGCGACTAAAACAGCGGCTTCAAATAAATAGTGATCAGGTGCCCCCGAAATCCACTATTTCACGCCGTCATGCCAGCGAATCTGCACTTGTTTCCTATGCTCAGCACCGCCATTGGTTTTTATGGCAACTGGATCCGCAAAGCACGGCGTACCATCTCAGCGGCGTGTTGCGTTTGCTTGGGAAGTTGAATACTGAAGCATTGCAAGTCAGTTTTCAAACACTGGTAGCACGGCATGAATCGTTGCGCACGGTTTTTCGGGCCAATGCAGAAGGGCTGCCGGAGCAGATCATAGAACCGGAAGGCAAGTTTGAACTGACAATGATCAGTTTGTGCGATTTACCGGTAGGGCAGCGCATTCAACGCGCGCGTGACGAAGCGATCCGGATCAACGCAACACCGTTTGATTTGACGCAAGGCCCCCTATTGCGCGTTGCCTTGATTCAGGTTGAGGCAGAAGAACATCATCTGGTGGTTGTGATGCACCACATTATTTCCGATGCCTGGTCCAATCGCATCATCATCGACGAATTTGCCGCGTGCTATCGTGCACACATTGAAGGGGATCCGTTACTGTTGCCGGAACTTCCGGTTCAATATGCCGACTATGCGCAATGGCAGCGTAACTGGCTGGAAGCAGGAGAGAAAGATCGTCAATTAATATACTGGCGCAATCAGTTGGGTACAGAGCATCCGGTATTGCAGCTACCGACTGACCATGCGCGTTCGTCGAACAGCAGTTACCAGGCGGCACAGCATGATTTCACTTTGCCCGATTCACTGGCAACTCGCTTGCAATGCCAAGCGCAGGATCGGGGAGCAACGCTGTTCATGATGTTGCTGACCGGCTTTCAGGCATTGTTGTACCGCTACACCGGTCAAGGCGACATTCGCGTAGGGGTGCCGATTGCCAATCGTCACCGGGCGGAAATAGAGAATGTTGTGGGCTTGTTTGTGAATACTCAAGTATTGCGCAACACCATTGATAGCCGCATGCCGCTGAGCATAATACTTGAGCAATCCCGTGAAGCGGCTTTGGGTGCGCAGGCATACCAGGACTTGCCGTTTGAGGAACTGGTTGAAGCGCTGCAACCGGAGCGCAGCTTGAATCAGAATCCACTGTTCCAGGTCATGTTCAATTACTTGCGCGAGGACTATCGCGCGCTGCAGCAACTGCCCGGTTTAACGGTCGAAGAATATCAACCCAGGGAGCGGGGGGCGCAATTCGAATTGACGCTGGATATCGTGGAGAGGCCGGAAGGCCGGATTGATGCGCGCTTTACTTACGCCACCGAGCTGTTTGAACCGGGGACAATCAAGCGGTTAAGCGAACATTACTTAAAGGTTCTGGAACAACTGGCTGAATGTCCGCAGCGATGTGCAGGTGACATCACGTTATTAAGTGTGGATGAATGGGAGCGGCTGAAGAACTGGGGAGTGAACGAACGGCGTTATGCCAATATTGAGCCCGTGCATCGGCTGATCGAACATCAGGTGGCAGTTCATCCTGATTCGATAGCACTTATTTTTGCTGATACCGAACTCAGCTACGCAGAACTGAACTGTCGCGCGAACCGGTTGGCGCACCGGCTTATTGCACTGGGCGTTAAACCGGAAACTCGTGTGGGGATTGCGGTTGAGCGTTCAATCGAGATGATCGTGGGTCTGCTGGCAACGCTCAAGGCGGGTGGTGCGTATGTGCCACTGGATCCGGATTACCCGCAGGATCGTTTGAATTACATGGCGATGGATAGCGGCATTGAGTTATTGCTGACACAAAGTCATATCAGACAGAAAATTCCACTGCTTGCAGAGTGTGAAATACTGGAACTGGATAGACTTGACCTGGCAAAAGAACCGGAGCATAACCCAAAAATCAATTTGCACGGCGAGAACCTCGCCTACATCATTTATACCTCGGGCTCCACCGGAAAACCTAAGGGCGTAGCCGTGCGCCATCACGCATTGGGTCATTTCATACTGAGTATGCTTGAGTCACCTGGTATGGAAGCTGGTAATACGCTGATATCAGTTACTGCATTCTCATTTGATATCGCCGGTCTGGAGATTTATCTGCCTTTAAGTGCAGGCGCGCGGTTAGTGTTGGCATCCCGGACAATAAGCCAGGATGGACCCCAGCTCGTGCGCTTACTCAAAAATTACCAGCCAAATGTGTTTCAATCGACACCGGCTGGGTGGCGCGTGCTACTGGCAGCCGGGTGGAAAGGTTGGCAGGAAGAAAATCACTTATCGTTGAAATGCTTATGTGGTGGAGAAGCGTTATCAATCGATCTGGTGAATCAGCTGCAGGCATTGAATGTTGAGTTGTGGAATATGTACGGTCCCACTGAAACAACTATTTGGTCAATCATCGGAAAAATCAACCAAAAAGTGATAACACTTGGTGCGCCTATTGCCGCTACCCGGTTGGTCATTCTCGATACCGAACTGAACCCGGTTACTTGCGGTAT from Nitrosomonas ureae harbors:
- a CDS encoding non-ribosomal peptide synthetase, with product MNTRLIPSRCYPDNFVTHLQTLARERSVDTALIVISAENEILVDKKFDYASLDLQVRALAAVMQNHFSPGERALLLLNNDEHYVISFLACLYTGIIAVPIFPPESLRERYLARLLAIADDAQAACILTSSKILPLITSVTTAQFSEATILTVDTIDQANASRWQTYIPKMDEIAFLQYTSGSTSTPKGVMVSHLNLMMNAKAFEEGMSINENDIFVSWLPLYHDMGLIGGLLQPIHRGIPAILMTPNFFIEKPVRWLEVISRYRATVSGAPNFAFQLCVDRVRSSQLLDIDLSTWRVAFSGAEPVRRETMQAFIECFSPVGFSAGTIYPCYGLAEATLFVTGGVRGEGMQTHEFSSAALALGRAELATEGMPVVACGFPASNHSIKIVDPEKLIPLSDGNVGEIWTMGPSLTCGYWKRPQETAQAFVHIEGECWLRTGDLGFIHAHQLYIMGRCKDLIIIRGQNIYPQDVELTIEEEVEAVRKGRVAAFSVQTAEGEGIGVAVEVSRNMQKLISVEALIEVLSEAVSASCNEPLSVALLLNPGALPKTSSGKLQRTACRQGWLERTLDAYAIYEYGYFILDEKGQLPQALTDETEIAVAAVWESVLSRTVLTREDHFFAIGGNSLTAIQVAAHISEHWSIQFTPRNLFHNPRLHECAAEIKGCLSSSSSQFALENRILPLRNKVNALPLSFGQQRLWFLWQLDPSSNAYNIQHALRLSGALNKYAFYASIDDLIERHESLHTIFRVADDGAVEQFIHPEIPNVVTGIDLRDITITKREAEVAKEVQRIISIPFDLTQGPLLRIALIQVTESESIFVIIMHHIVSDGVSVQILLNELAAFYQAHVQGKSACLDNLPIQYVDYTVWQQAWLEAGEKDRQLAYWRDYLGDEHPILLLPANRVRQPVTSYQAGRYSFDLPPDGLNKLRQLALRRGATLFITLLTAFQALLFRYTGQQDIRVGVPVAGRNRIETARLIGFFVNTQVLQSQLDGRMSLDELLNQTRESAINAQSYQDLPFEQLVEALHPQRDLRHSPLFQVTFNHLLKDFRIFQEFSGLAPSDYSLPEQSAQLELRLETIELPDGSVSASFIYASDLFNSSWIKRLGQHYLRILEALADCPGVMISDIDLLSEEDKQQLETWGNHWSDISVFQPIHQLIEHQAESNPNRVAIISGHIELSYAELNCRSNQLAHRLIDLGVKPEMGVGIAIERNSIELIIGLLAILKAGGGYVPLDPEYPTERLDYMLEDSGIQLLLTQAHIKSRIPHKEGIEILALDALDLSAELKINPEIALHDQSLAYVIYTSGSTGRPKGVPVAHGSLAMHLSAIKEIYDVRPDDRELMFFSMNFDAAAEQWITPLTQGAALVLSSTSDLAGDGFVDLIEKHRITTLHLPPAYLRMLLPLMSGKAHTVRTCIAGGEAWYATDVMAVRDAFRNARLVNAYGPTETVITPAAWISHADKDGRICIESEYVPIGVPVGARNLYVLDAQLNLVPPDVIGELYVGGEGLARGYLRRPTLTSERFIPDPFGSPGSRLYRTGDWVRWRDEGKLEYLGRVDQQIKIRGFRVELGEIEAQILAQTGVREVAVLAHEGHGDLRLVAYLVPHNGVQLSSTLLKTSLAAALPEYMIPGLFVFLEALPLNPNGKIDRKALPLPEQYDKTDYDPPVNALEMVIAEIWSEVLEIPQVGLQNNFFDLGGHSLLLIKVKQKLEERLNIHIAIVDLFKYTTVASLAKFVSQGDTRNASLQRHRERAQRQRSTFIQRKQKAERIQ
- a CDS encoding type I polyketide synthase, with product MHSAEELQENTELDIAIIGMACRFPGAGDIESFWHNLREGIESINFFTDEELLSRGVSSEVINDPLYIKAGAQLKDVDLFDASFFGYTPREAAETDPQHRIFLEVAWQALEDAGYDASRYVNPIGVYAGCGVNTYLLMNLMAGGSMSDMQDISALQGLMNGNNKDSMTTTVAYKLNLRGPGITVQTACSTSLAATHVACRGLLNHEADMAIAGGVWVNLLHGEGGYHYQPGAILSPDGHCRAFDAKAAGTVIGSGVGVVVLKRLTDALADGDTIHAVIKGSAINNDGSAKAGYTAPSIEGQAEVILAAQANAGISADTISYVEAHGTGTTIGDPIEIAALTQAFRESTDKRGFCGIGSVKTNVGHLDAAAGVAGLIKTALALKYRILPPSLNFEQPNSQIDFSSSPFYVNTENKAWPDGSTPRRAGVSSFGIGGTNVHMVVEEAPMSNPSGASRDWQTLMVSARSPSALETAMTRLQSHLTIHSEQALADVAYTLQVGRKDFSYRAIALCRNREEALSLMQNRNEDLFMTQQVAFENRPVTFLFPGQGAQYVDMARDLYRNEPVFRQELDRCIDLLKPYLDFDLFTILFPDTNEEDRAVASEWLEQTEVTQPALFVIEYALAKLWMSWGIQPTSMIGHSVGEYVAACLADVFSLEDAVQLVAMRGRLLQQMDKGSMLAVMLSEDKLMTMITEDCDLAAVNGPELCVLSGSIAAIDEIEKNLIQQEIVCRRLHVSHAFHSSMVEPIIPVFGNLMTNVKLRRPTIPFFSNLSGGWITAQEATDPGYWGRHLRGTVRFNNGLQQLLSNQAQVFLEVGPGETLITLAQRHPLAKPEQLMVSSLPHPNKNHDTQKHLYLSLGKLWLNGLSIDWEGYYAHERRRRVSLPTYPFERQSYWIKPEKQEGQASHTAKMHTRSINDWFYVPSWRRAEKLEFGSLFPEAAGYCLIFKNENTLGAALVEQLLTYGVKVITVSAGSEFCRKNEHAYIIRPDDKNDFDRLLQDIRDEKRSIQHIFYCWSLSSNDEILTQAESLARYFYSLLYLVNVLENSQSSVLSGERTEITIVANQFSDVTGNETLSPEKALLTGPCKVIPQEHSNLNCRLIDVELPVPGSVAESRLVEQILVESQADNDNSMIAYRGPHRWVQFFESIRYPTSAINRFRSGGVYFITGGLGGIGLTLAEYLAQKFQAKLVLLGRSPIPPRESWSEVLSAASKDSAVYHKIESIRKLEELGAEVLVVNADVANLMELKAAVMQAKHDFGVINGVIHTAGEVSNGLMSLKTEETIARVLGPKVHGMQALQAIFKGDSLDFMLLCSSLATMAGGLNKVDYCAANAYLDAVAHSAYREHAYPVISINWDSWRDVGMAANMEMPDGIGIAPKEGAEVFERIVNGPNIPQVIVSTLDLQTRLGQTQQDLLAQPFAFTPPVHKAGRFSRPVLQTTFKSPESELEISIAEIWQSLLGIEAIGVDDNLFELGGDSLLGIQLLSRVRAGFSVDLHPADFFRSPTITALAALVETKLLDEIEYS